The Vulcanimicrobium alpinum sequence GGGATGTGGCGGCCGGATATCGTGTGGTTCGGTGAACCGCTCCCGCGCGCCGCGCTCGAGGCGGCGTTCGATGCCGCGCGCCGCGCCGACCTGATGCTCGTCGTCGGAACCTCGGGAATGGTGCAGCCGGCGGCGTCGCTCGCGACGAAGCAGTGCACCGATGCGTTCGTCGTCGAGATCAACCCGGAGGAGACGGCGCTGACCGCGCACGTCGACGCTTCGATGCGCGCCCGCGCCTCCGACGTGCTCCCGGATCTGGCTGGTTGAACGCGGTCGCGAGCGGCGTCGGTGCGTTCGTCGCGCTGCTCGGTGCCGCGGTCGTCGTCTCGATCCTCGCCGAACGGCTGCGCGTTCCGGTGGCGGTCGCGCTGGTCGCCGTCGGGACGTTCGTGCACGTCGACCTCCCGTTCGCGTTCGGTGACGTGCTGCTGTTCGTCTTTCTGCCGCCGCTCGTCTTCGAAGCGGCGTGGAATCTCGATCTGGGCGCGCTGCGCCGCACCGGCGTGCGGATTGCGATGCTCGCCGTTCCGGGGACGCTTGCGACCGCGGCGCTCGTCGCCGGCGCGCTCATCGCGCTGGGCGTCTTCACGCCGGGTTCCGCCCTCGTGTTCGGTGCGATCGTCTCCGCGACCGATCCGGTCGCGGTCGTCGCGGCGTTCCGCCGCGTCGACGTTCCGCTCGACGTGCGCACGTTGGTCGAGGGTGAGTCGCTGGCGAACGACGGCGTCGCGCTGGTCCTCTTCGCGCTAGCGCTCGCGTTCGCGTCGGGCGCGTCGCCGCCGGTCGGCGTCGAGATCGCGGCCGGAATCGCCGCGATCGCGATCGGAATCGCCGTCGGCGTCGTGTTCGGCCTGGCGTGCGCGTTTGCACTGCGCGCGACCGACGCGCTCGAGTACGAGGTGACGGTCACGATCGTGCTCGCGTACCTCGCCTATGTCGCTGCGGCGGCGTGGCACGGCTCGGGTCTGTTCGCCACAGCGGCGGGCGCCGTCGCGCTGCGCGCGGCGTTGGCGCGGATGCCGGCCGCGCTCACCAACGCCGCCGACGTCGACCGCGCCTGGATCGCGCTCGCGTTCATCGCGAACGCCGTCGTGTTCTTGGCGACCGGGATCCTGATTCAGCCGCAGCGGATCGTGCACGAGCCGGTGCTCGTGATCGCGGCGGTCGGCGCGGTGTGGCTCGCGCGCGCCCTGCTCGCGCTCGTCGCGGGCCGCAGCCGCCGCGATCGGGTCACGCTGTTCCTGGCGGGGATGCGCGGCGCGCTCCCGCTCGCGCTCGCGCTGGGGCTGCCCGCGACGCTGCCGGGACGTCCGCAGATCATCGACGCGACGTTTGCGGTCGTGCTGATCACGATCGTCGCGCAGGGCGCGCCGCTGCAGCCGGTGCTCGCGCGCCTCTACCGTCGCGCGTAGCCGCGCCGCCGCGACGGCGTTTCGCGCGCCGGAACCGGCCGTTCGCGCCGGCGTTCTTGCGCGGGCGCGGACGCTTCGGCTATGCAGTGCGCATGGCGCAGTTTCCGATCTGGGCGCGCATCCTGGCGTTTGCGATCGTCGCCGTCGCGTACGTCGTCAGCGTCAACCTGTTCGCCGCGTCGCTCGCGCGATAGCGCTAGAGATCGAGCGGCATCGGTCGGGCCGGGCTGGAGCGCGCACGCGGCCGCCCCGCGCCGTTCCGCTCCAGCGCCGCCACGCCTCATCTTCCCGGGTGTTCGGCCGTCGACCGGCGTAACTCGCACCGATGGACGATCTCGAGGCGGTGCGCGCCCGCATCCCCGGCTACGCCGATTACGGTAACGGCGACGCGCGTCACGAAGTCGACAAGCAGATCCGGGCCTACCTCGGCTAGGCGCTCTCGTTCGCCCGCGAACGCCTGCGGCCGGCCGATGCGCTGGGCGAGCGCATCGACGGCCTGATCCTGCGCTGCGAGTTCTCCGATCAGCGCGTCATCCGCGCGGCCGACCACGCGCGCTTCGACGCGCATCTCGTCGAACGCGTCCACGCGCTCGATCGCGCGCTGGCGGAGATCGCGGACCGCGTCCGTCAGGTCGGCGACGCCGTCGAGCTCGGGACGGTGCTCGACGACGCGGCGCGCGTGCTCGACGAGCGCTTCGGCGCGATCGCCGACGCGCCGTCGACGTAACGCGCTAGCCCGCCGCGCTGAGGCACACGGCGAATGCGATCATCGTCGCGACCGCGACCTTCACGCTGGGCGTGCGCAGCGTACGCGCGATGACGGCGATGCAGCCGACCGCGAGCGCGCACCACGCGAGCCCCTGCGGCACGTCGCCGAGCACGAGCCGGCCGATCCCGAAGAGCGTCCCGTAGACGAGCCCGAGCCCGGCGATCCAGTCGACCAGCGCGATCCCGAGGCGGTCTTCACTGCCGCCGGGGACCAGCCGCGCGATCGGCCCCCAGCCGGCGCCGCTGGGCCGCACCCGCGCGTAGAAACGCGTCAACGTCGCTTCGGATTCCGGTTTGGTGACGAACGTGACGCCGAGCCACACGACGGTCGTCGCGGCGACGGTGATCAGCAGGCGCTTCGCGGTCGCGTTCGGATCGTCGCCGACGACGATCCCGCTGAGATAACACCAGCTGCCGACGATCGCCGAGGTGGCGAGCGCGGAGATCTCGCTCCACGCGTTGATGCGCCACCAGTACCAGCGCAGGATCATCACCAGGCCGACGCCGGCGGTGAGCGTCAGCATGTATTTCCACGCTTCGCCGACCGACGACATGAACAGCGTGACGGCCGCGGCGAGGATGCAGGCGACGATCGTCATCACCCGTGACACCGAGACGTAGTGCGCGTCGCTCGCGTCGCGCCGGATGAAGCGGCGGTAGAGGTCGTTGGTGAGGTACGACGCGCCAAGGTTCAACTGCGTCCCGATCGTCGACATGTAGGCGGCGAGGAAGCCCGCCATCATCAATCCGCGCAGCGCGACGGGGAGATGGTCGACCAGCGTCTGCACGTAGCCGAGCTCCGGATCGGGCTTGCCGTTCGCGCCGATCACGCCGTGGGGGTAAAGGACGAGCGCGGCGAGCGCGACGAGGATCCAGGGCCACGGCCGCAGCGCGTAGTGCGCGACGTTGAAGAACAGGGTCGCCCATACGGCGTCCTTCTCGCTGCGCGACGCGAAGATGCGCTGCGCGATGTACGAACCGCCGCCGGGTTCGGCGCCGGGATACGACGACGCCCACCATGCGACGCCGATGAAGACGAGGAACGTCGTCACCGGCATCCACGACGCCGCGTCGCCGGAGGGGACGAACGCCAGGATCGAGCCGCCGCCGCGTTGCGCGTCGAGCGTCGCGAGCCCGGCTTTGAGCGCGCCGATCCCGCCGACCGCGGCGACCGCCGCCCACGCCAGCACGATCGCCATCGTCATCTTCACGACGAACTGCAGAAAGTCGGTGACCAGCACCGACCAGAAGCCGCCGATGGTGACGTAGAGCGCCGTGAATCCCAGGCACAGCCACAGCGCGAGATAGGTCGGCACGTGCAGCGTGAGCGAGAGAATCTTCACCATCGCGAGATTCACCCAGCCCATGATGATCGTGTTCACGAGCACGCCTTGGTAGACGGCGCGCACGCCGCGCAGCGCCGACGCCGGCGCGCCGCCGTAACGCAGTTCGATGAATTCGACGTCGGTGAGCACGCCCGAGCGGCGCCACAGCGCCGCGAAGAAGAACACGGTGAGGATCCCGCTCGCGGCCATGTTCCACCACAGCCAGTTGCCCGCGATCCCGTTCTGCGCGACGAACCCGGTGACCGCGAGCGGCGTGTCGACGGCGAAGGTCGTGGCGACCATCGAGACGCCGGTGAGCCACCAGGGCGCGCTGCGGCCGGAGAGGAAAAACTCGGCGACATTCTTACCGCTCCCGCGCGCGAAGTACAGTCCGATGCCCAGATTGATCGCGAAGAACGCGACGATCACCGCGATGTCGAGGCCGCTCAGCGCCATCCGCGCAGGGTTCGTGCGGCCGGATGCGCTCCCTGCGCGGGCTCAGAGGAGCGCCGCGCGCTCGCGGCAGCGGCGCAGGAACTCGGTCTGAAACTGCGGGTCGGCGAGCGCCGGCGGGAGCGAGCGAATCTTCCGCCGCTGATGAACGCGCCGGTCGTTTCCTCCCACTTTGAGGAGAGTGCGCCGTCGTAGAGCTTACGCGCGCCTTTGTCGGGCGAGGGCAGGAAAGCGAAAAAGAGCCGCATCCACAGCGGCGTCCCCGCGCCTTTCGTCAGCCGCGTGCGATTCGGGCCGGGGTCGACGGCGCGCACGATGATGCGGTCGGCGGCGAGCTCGCGCGCGAGCGCGGTGGTGATGACGTTCAGCGCCGCTTTCGATTTCACGTAGGGGCCGAAGAGTTTGGTGAACGTCTGCGGGCGTACGAGATCGTTCCAGTCGAGCGACGTCGCCTGCAGCGAGAGGCCGGCCGAGGTGTTGACGACCGTCGCGCCGCCGGCATTGACCAGCGCAGGCCGCAGGCCATCGACGAGTTGCAGCGGCGCGAGCGCATTCACTTCGAAATCGAGCTCGTTGCCGTGCCCGGAGAACTCCAGCCGCTCGGGCAGCAGCCCCGCATTGTTGAACAGATATTGCACCGCAGGGAACGCGGCGACGATTTGGCCGCTGCAGCGGCGAATGTCGGCGTGGCTGGAGAGGTCGACGGCGAACGTCCCGGCGACCGAACCTGAGCGCGTCGCCTCGAGGGTCCGCGCGAACGCGCGGGCTTTGTCGTCGTTGCGGTCGAGCAGCACCAGCGAGATGCCGTGCGCGGCGAGCTGCCCGCAGAGCTGCGAGCCCAAGCCCCCGGACGCTCCGGTGACGACGGCGATTGGCGGCGGCATGACGGACTCCGATCAGTCGGCGGTGCGAATGGGAAGGGGAACGAAGGTGGTGGTGCGCGCGCTGCCGAGGCCGCGGCCGGGCGCGTGTTCGAACGGTTCGCCGATCTCGTCGCCGCACGGATCTTCGAGCCGCGGGTGGATCGCGAGGCGCGCACCGCGGCGCCACGCGCCCGCCGGGACGAACGTCCACGCGCGTTCGCCGACGGCCAGCTGCGGGCTCCCGCGGGCGCGAGCGCCGTCGGGCAGCGCGACGGCGAGATACTCGCTCGCGAGCGCGTCGATCGGCCCGTTGAAGCGCACGACCAGCGGGTCGCGCGTCCCGGCGTACACCGTCGCGATCCGCCATTGCGCCGGATCGAGCGGCGTGCAGCCGCCGCGGCTCACCAGCCACGATTTCACCACCTCATCGCCGAGCAGCAGCCGGGTGCGCGCACCCGACTGCAGGACGAAACCGTAGGCGCGATGATGGGCCAGACCGATCTTTTGACGCGACGGATCGAGCAGCAGCGTCACGGTGCGGCGATCCGCCGACCACAGCGGCGGATCGACGAACGGATGCGGCACGAACGACCCGTCGGCGCGGCGCAGCCGCACGCGTTTCGCAACCGCCTCACCGGACGGCTACGGAAAGACGATCGAGATGCGCAGCAGCGTTTCGGAGACCATGCCGCCCGACGGAAACACGCGCACGCCGGGCGCCGCCGCCGAACCCTGCGGCACGGCGGCGGCGAGCGTCCCCGCGAGCGCGAGCACCGCGTTACGGCGCTTTCGGCGCAACGACCAGGTCCCGATATCCTTCTTCTTTCTTGAGCATATTCTGCATCGGCAGGATGTACTTTTGCTGGTAGTCGGCGTTGTATTTATACGCGGGGAAGTCGTACTCGGAGACATCGGCGTCCGAGAGCCGGAACGATGCGCGCTTGTCGTAGGAGACGAGTTCGGGCGCACCGGTGTCAAGATTCCGGCGCAGCGCGACGAAAAACGTGGCGTCCTGGTTGTCGATGCGCAACGCGCCGTCGAAGTCTTCGACGATCGCGCCGAGGTTGGCGCCGGGCGGCGCCGTCATCGACGGCGGCGCGGTGATCCCGGCGCCGGCGTTCTCTTTTTCGATCCCGCTCAACGGGATCGCGACCGACGGCCGATAGCGTTCGGTGATCAGCACGAACGGGTAGCTCTTGCCGCTTTGCATGTCGGGCTGATCGTAGACGATCATGCTCTGCGGGATCCCGGCGACCCCGAGCTCGGCGAGCGTCTTCGCTTTGACGTGCGCGCCGTCGACGAGGCTCGCGACCGGGATCGACACGAGCGGCGAGCACAGGTATCCGGCCAGCAGCGTGTCGACGCCGCCGACGTTCGCGAACGTCATCGCGCGGATCGGTGCGCGCGTCTCCCACTGGTTGTGCACCGTATGGTACATCTCCACCGACGCGATCGTCTGGCTCGCGAACGGATAGCTCAGGATGCGCAGCGTCGAGGAGAAGCTCTGGTTCGCGAGCCCGGCGACGTAAAGCCGTCCCTTGTGCCACTTCATGTCGGTCACGGTGTAGGCGCGCTCGGGGACCTTGTCCCAGAACGTCACCCCGCCGCCGGTTTTTTCGAGCGCGACCGACGTCGAATGCGTGCGGGCGAGGTCGAGCTTCGTCACCGTACCCGCCGGCGTGACGCGCACGATCGCCGGTTCGTTGCGCCTGCCGGCGTCGAGCGCGATGTACGCTTCGTTCGTCCCCGGACGCATCGCGAGGTCGTCGACGCGGAAGCGTTCGGTGCCGACGGCCTTCGCAAGCGGCACCTGGAGGTCGAGCAGGTTGAAGGGCCGCGAAGCCGCGGAGGTCGCGGGACCCAGCGTGTACGCATAGATGCGGCCCGTTCGCCAATCGGCGGCAAAGAGCGTGTTCGCGGGGCCGAAGGCGATCTTCGAGATCGACGTTTGCGTCTGGGCGGACGCAGCCGCCGACGACATGATGAACGCCGCGGCGAGTGCCGCAAGAATTTTCATGTCCACGATGCTAGCGGGGCGAACGATCGCTGAACAGTAGTATCTCGCGGGAAAGCGGGAGGCGCAAACCCTTTCTTCTAAGCAGGCGGGCTGATGAACGACGGGTCGGGGAGCTGGACGGAACGCGATGAAGTGGCGATTCGCCGGATGATCGGCGAAGGGCGCACGCCGGTGCAGCGCGTCGCCAACGTGCTCGCCAGCAAACACAAACTCGCGGTGTTCTGGGAGCTTTCGACCGGTCCGAAACGGTTCAAGGAACTCGAACGCGCGCTCGCGCCCGTCACCGCGAAAGTGCTCACGCGCAACTTGCGCGATCTCGAAGAGATGGCATTCGTCGTGCGCGAGTCGTTCGACGTGTCGCCGCCCAAGGTCGAATACCGTCTCTCCCCGATGGGAGACGGATTGCGCGCGCACATCCACGCCTTGTGCGAGTGGTCGATGGCCCACGCCGACGCGTTGATGCCTGCGGCGGGATGAGCGCTCCGACCACTTTCTCCTGAGATACTACTAGCCGCGCCGGTGCGCGCCGCGTACGATTGGCGGCGTGCTCTCCAGGCCGGCGGCAGCTACGCTGCCGGCGCGTTTTTTTTTGCGCGAGAGCGGGCCCGCGCCCGGAGCGCGATTCGCTGGTGACGGTCGTGCCTACCGCAAAGGCGATGGTGACGGCGATGGAGCCGGCGTCGGCGCCGGTCCCGGCGTGGCCGGAAAGCCGAGCGCGCTGCGCGCGGCGTCGGCGCTGTAGCGCGCGGATTGTTCGCGCGCCGCGTCGATCGCGGTGCGCTCGCCGCCCTGGTGTCGGATCTGCGCCGCGACGAGCGTGTCGAGTTTCGCTTCGAGGTACAGCGTCGAGCCGCCGGTGTCGGGATAGTGCGCGTTCGATGCGAAGACGACGGCGACGTCCGAGGCCGGATCGATCCACACGCTCGTCCCCGACGAGCCCGTGTGCCCGAATCCGCCGCGCGCGAAGATCTCGCCGCGGTTGCGCGAGTACACCGAGTCGAGGTCCCAGCCGATCCCGCGCACCTGACCGTCGCCGGCGTAATGCGGCTCGATCATCGCGCGCACCGTCGCCGGCGTCAGCGCGAACCCCGGCGTTTCGAGGCCGCGCGCCGCGCGCAAGAACGCGCGCGCGAGGAGCGCGACGTCGCCGGCCGTCGCCAGCATCCCGGCGTGGCCGTTGAGGCCGGGGACAGTGCCGTATGCATCGCGCAGCCGCTGTTCCGACTCGTTGCGGATCTGCGGCGCGAGCCGCGCGCGATGCGCGGCGTCGATCGTCGTGTCGAAGAACGCGTCGCGCATCCCCAGCGGACGGAAGAGCTCGTCCTGCACGAACCGCTCGTACGGCGTCTTCGCGGCGTGCGCGACGACGTCGGCGAGCGTGATGAACGCGAGATCGCTGTACTCGAACTTCGTCCCCGGAGCGAAGCTCAGGCCGGCGGCGTAGGTGTGCGCCAGAATCGCCGGAACGTCCGCCTGGTAATCGGCCTTGACGTAGTCGATTTGCATCCCGCCGGTATGGGTGAGCAGCTGCAGCAGCGTGACGTCGTGTTTTCCGTTCGCGGCGAAGGCGGGGATCCACGTGCCGACGCGATCGCCCAGCCGCAGGACGCCGCGCTGGGCGAGCAGCATGATCGCGCTCGCCGTCGCCATCGGCTTGGTCGTCGACGCGAACTCGTAGATGGTCGAGGGATCGTTCGCAACCCGTGCCGGCTCGAGCGTTCGGATCCCGTACGCGCGGCGATACAGCACGCCGTGCGACGAGGTGACGACGAGGACGCCGCCGGGAAGATCGCCGCGGCCGATCGCGTCGTTCACGAGCCGGTCGAGCGCGGCGGCGGCGTCGGGCGGAAGGCGTGCGGCGACGGCGAGCGGAGCGTCGGCGCGCGCGGCGGAAGCGCCGGTGACGAACGCGCAGGCGAGAACGGCGGCGAGGAGACGGTGCACGCGCCGGTGTAGCGCGGCACGTGCCAACCTTCCTGGTCGCGCTGGCCCTCGCGGCGCTCGTGCCGCAGCCGAACTCCGTCGACGCGACCGCATGCGCGGCACCCTACGTGCTCGACCGCCCCCTGCGGTTCGCGGCCGGCACCGATCGCGGCGGCTTCGAACTGCTGCGCGAACGCTGGAGCGCGCTCGGGATCCCGGCACCGGTCCTCGCGCCGCCGCCCGCGATCGCCGACGTGCGGCGCCTGCGGACGTCCGCCGGCGGCGACGGTTACGATCTCACGGTGACGCGTCGTGACGTCGCGATCGGGATCCGGAGCGGCAGCGCGTCGGAGTTCGATGCGCTCGCGACGCTCGCGCAGTTGCCGCAGCGCACGAACGGGCAGTGGACGCTGCCGTGCGTGCGCATCGCCGACGCGCCCGCGTTGCGCTGGCGCGTCCTCTCCGACGACGTCTCGCGCGGTCCGTTCCCGACGATGGCCTATGCGAAGCAGCGCATTCGTACGCTCGCGTCCTTGAAGATGAACGGCTGGTCGCCGTACATGGAGCACGTCGTCGTCGATCCGCGCGCGCCCTACGTGGCGTGGCCCAACGGGTACACGCTGGCGCAGCTGGGCGAGCTCGCCGGCTACGCGCGACGGTATCACGTCACGCTGATCCCCGAGCAGCAGACGTTCGCGCACATGCACGAAACGCTCAAATGGGAGACGTACGCGCCGCTGGCGGAACTGCCGCACGGGTATCTCCTCGCCGAAAGCGATCCGCGCACGTACACCTATCTCGCGCCGCTTGTGCGCGGCGTCGCCGGCGCCGCGATGCCGGTGCCGTTCGTGCATCTCGGCGCCGACGAACCGCTCGATCTCGGGCGCGGGCGCACGCCGCGCACGCCGCAGGTCTTCGCCGACCACGTGAACCGGGTCGCTGCGATGCTGCCGGCGGGCGTGCGTCCGATGATCTGGGACGACGCGATCCAGAAAGACCCCTCGATCCTCGGTCTGATTCCGCGCTCGACGGTGGTGGTCACGTTTCACTACGGCGCGGAGCGCTCGTTTCGCGGCTACGTCGATCCGATCGCGAACGCCGGCTTCGACCAGATGATCGCACCCGGCGCCGCGAACTGGAACGAGATCTATCCCGATCTCGAAACCGCGTACGCCAACGTCGCGCGCTTCGGCGCCGACGCGAAGGGCGCGCGCGGGATGCTGGGAATGTTCATGACGGTGTGGCACGACGACGGCGAGTCGCTATACGAGGCGACGTGGCCCGCCGTCGCATACGCCGCGGCGACGGCGTGGCAGACGCGGCCGGTCGATGATGCTGCGTGGCATCGTACGTTTGCGCGCGCGTTTTTCGGCTCCGACGACCCGGCGTACGCCGCCGATCTCGACGGTCTGCAAGCGATCCGCTTGCTGCTGCGCGCCGACGAGGGCGACGCGCCCGATTATCTCTTTTGGCGCGACCCGTTCGACCCGCGGGTGCAGGCCCGCGCCGCACGGCTCGATCTCGCCGCGATCCGCACGCGCGCCGAGGCGGTACTCGCGCACGTGTGGACCGCGCGCCCACCCCTTCATGCCGACGCGGTCGCGCCGATGACGGTCGGCGCGCTGCGGTACGATCATCTCGCGCGCCGTCTGCAGATCGGGAAGGAGGCCCGCGACTACTACGACGACGCGCGCGCGCACGCCACCAAACGCAACGTAGGCTCCGTCTATCGCAGCCTCAACGTCGCGAAGTATCTGTGCTGGGAGATGCGCGACGCGCTCGCGGCGATCGAACCGCTGTACGTGCGCGCCTGGCGAGCCGAGAGCACCGACGGCGGCTTGCCGCGGATCCTCGTGCACTACCATGCCGCGGCGGCGGACGCGCAGCGCTGTGCCGACCGGCTCGACACTGCCGCCCGCGAAGATTATGACGGAGCCGGGACGCTACCGCCCTGGGAGACCGTCATCCCAAGCGCAAAGTGAGGGCGCGCGCTCGCTCGCATATCGTCTGCGCGATTGCCGGGTAGCGGAGAACCTATGGCAAGCGGTAACCGGTTTCTCGATGCACTTCCAACGGCGGACGCGGCGGCCTTGACCGCGACCGCGACGACGATCGAACTCGCGCTGGGGGTCAACGTCGCCCAGCGGGACGAGGCCCTGACGACCGTCTATTTTCCGCTGACGGGCGCGATCTCGGAGATCGAGGAGCAGGACGACGGCGGCGCGGCCGAGGTGACGGTGACTGGGCCCGAAGGATTTAGCCCGCTCGAGGCGGCGCTCGGCGCCCCGCGCGAGCAGCGACGGCGTCTGGTACAGGTGCCCACCCACGCGCTCGCCGTCTCGGCCGGGCATCTCGCCGAAACGGTACGCGAGTCGCCCGCGATGCAGGCCCTCGTCAACCGCTACACGATCGCGATGCTGCGCTCCGCAGGGATCTCGGTCGCATGCAACGCGCGGCATGCCGCACCGGCGCGCCTGGCGCGGTGGCTGTTGCGCATGCACGACCGGGTCGGCAGCGACCGTTTTCGCCTCACGCACGAAGCGACGGCGCTCATGCTCGCCGTGCGTCGCCCCACCGTGACGCTCGCGGTCAACGAACTGGTCGCGGCCGGGGCGATCGAATCCGAACGCGGAGGCGTGCGGATCCTCGATCGCGCGAAGCTCGAGACGATCACCTGTTCCTGCTATGCGGAGGCGCGCAACGTGACGGAGGGTGTCTATCCGAGTCCCTGACGCGGACGCCGCCCCGTGACCGGCGTCCTGATCGTCCTTGTCTTCGTCGCGCTCGCGGGGTTGATGATCGCGCGCAAACTGCCGGCCCTGCTGGCGGTACCGCTGATGGCGCTGGCGACGGCGGCGCTCGCCGGCGTGCACGATCTTACCGGGATCGTGACGCAAGGCGCGGTGAAACTCGCGCCGGTGTACGCGACGCTGTTTTTCGGCGCGCTGCTGAGCCGCGTCGTGCTCTCGACCGGGATCGCCGAGACGCTGGTGACGTACGCCGCGGAGTTCGGCGGCGATCGTCCGCTGGTGCTCTCGCTGCTGCTGTGCGCGGTGGTCGCGGTGCTCTTCACCACCGTCACGGGCTTGGGCGCGATCATCATGATCGGCACGATCGTGCTGCCGGTGATGATGACCGTCGGTCTGCCGCGCGCCACGTCGGCGACGCTCTTTCTGCTCGCGTTCGGCCTCGGGTACGTCCTCAACATCGCGCAGTGGAAGTTCTACGGCACGGTGTTCGGCGTCGACCGCGCGGCGTTTCAGAACTACGCGTTCGTGCTGTTCGCCGTGCAGGCGGCGGTGCTGATCGCTTACGCGCTGGTGCGGGCGCGCGCGACGCGCGGCTACGCGACGAAGGTGGAGGCCGGCGAACCGCCGCGCAAGCGCGTCGGCCCGCTCGCGCTGATCGCACCGGTCCTGCCGCTGGTGCTGCTGCGCGGCTTCAACGTCGACGCGATCGTCGGCTTCGCGATTGCGGCGCTCTACGGCGTGCTGGTGACGCGTCCGCGCAGCGCGGTGCAGACGCTGCTGGCGGCGTGGATCCGCGGGATCGAAGACGTCGCGCCGGCGACCATCCTGATGATTGGGATCGGGATGCTGCTGGTCGCCGCGAACACGACCGAGGTGCAGGCGGCGGTGAAGCCGCTGGTCTCGGCGGTCGCGCCGCGTTCGCCGCTCGCGTACGTGCTGCTGTTCGGCCTGCTCTCGCCGCTCGCGCTTTACCGCGGACCGCTCAACCCGTACGGCGTCGGGATCGGCGTCTATACGGTGCTCGCGACGCTCGGCGTCGTCCCCGCCGTCGCGCTGGTCGCGGCGGTGATGGCCGTGGTGCAAGTGCAGAACGTCTGCGATCCGACCAACACGCAGAACGTGTGGGTTGCGAACTTCACCGGCGTTCCGGTCGAACGGATCACGCGGCTCACGCTGCCGTGGCAGGTCGGCGTCGCGACCATCGGCGTCCTCGCGGTCGTCGTCGCCGGCGGCGCGCTGTTCGGCACGGCGCCGTTCGCGGCCGCGCGACCGGCCGGCGCGGCGAGCGATCCGGCGGGACTCTATGCGCCGCCCTCGGCCGCGCGCGCGATCGCGGTGATCGACGACGGAAGCGCCGACGGCGCGAGCGCGGCGCGCGAGATGCGCGAGGAGATCGCGCGCGGCTGGAGCGGTTATCGCATCGTCGACGCCAACGGCGATCCCTCGGCGAGCGATTGCCGTGCGAAGCCGTACTCCGCGGCGCTGCGCGTGCGCGTCACGCCGCTCGGCCGCGACGAGCGCGATCTCGGCGCCGAACTGACCGATTGCGCCGGCTGGAGCGTCGATCAATGGCACGCGCAGGGCGACGTGCGCACCGCCGCGCGCGACGTGCTGTTCCGCCTGCGCGTGTGGTCGCGCGAGCATTCCGCGCTCGCCGCGAACGTCTTCGATCGCGGGCTTGCGTACGATCCGCAATCGGCGACGCCGACGTACTTCTACGTCATGTTCAAGCCGAGCGACGGCTACATGCGCGCGCTGGTGCGCCCGGGCGGACCGGCGTGGACGGCCGGCCTGCGGACCGGCGATGTGATCGACAAACTCGACGGCCGCTTCTGGTGGGAGTAC is a genomic window containing:
- a CDS encoding Crp/Fnr family transcriptional regulator — encoded protein: MTATATTIELALGVNVAQRDEALTTVYFPLTGAISEIEEQDDGGAAEVTVTGPEGFSPLEAALGAPREQRRRLVQVPTHALAVSAGHLAETVRESPAMQALVNRYTIAMLRSAGISVACNARHAAPARLARWLLRMHDRVGSDRFRLTHEATALMLAVRRPTVTLAVNELVAAGAIESERGGVRILDRAKLETITCSCYAEARNVTEGVYPSP
- a CDS encoding glycoside hydrolase family 20 zincin-like fold domain-containing protein; its protein translation is MPTFLVALALAALVPQPNSVDATACAAPYVLDRPLRFAAGTDRGGFELLRERWSALGIPAPVLAPPPAIADVRRLRTSAGGDGYDLTVTRRDVAIGIRSGSASEFDALATLAQLPQRTNGQWTLPCVRIADAPALRWRVLSDDVSRGPFPTMAYAKQRIRTLASLKMNGWSPYMEHVVVDPRAPYVAWPNGYTLAQLGELAGYARRYHVTLIPEQQTFAHMHETLKWETYAPLAELPHGYLLAESDPRTYTYLAPLVRGVAGAAMPVPFVHLGADEPLDLGRGRTPRTPQVFADHVNRVAAMLPAGVRPMIWDDAIQKDPSILGLIPRSTVVVTFHYGAERSFRGYVDPIANAGFDQMIAPGAANWNEIYPDLETAYANVARFGADAKGARGMLGMFMTVWHDDGESLYEATWPAVAYAAATAWQTRPVDDAAWHRTFARAFFGSDDPAYAADLDGLQAIRLLLRADEGDAPDYLFWRDPFDPRVQARAARLDLAAIRTRAEAVLAHVWTARPPLHADAVAPMTVGALRYDHLARRLQIGKEARDYYDDARAHATKRNVGSVYRSLNVAKYLCWEMRDALAAIEPLYVRAWRAESTDGGLPRILVHYHAAAADAQRCADRLDTAAREDYDGAGTLPPWETVIPSAK